Proteins from one Desulfonema limicola genomic window:
- the smc gene encoding chromosome segregation protein SMC produces the protein MRLKKLEITGFKSFCEKSGINFPPGISAIVGPNGCGKSNIVDALRWAMGEQSVKQLRGKSMEDIIFAGTNGKPPLNMAEVSVTMANDNGTSPAELRDFTEIMLTRRLYRSGESAYFINKQPCRLKDIHNIFLGSGMGAKSYAVIQQGNIGAITDAGPEERRFFIEEAAGITRYKNRKKETLAKLDSTNQNLLRLMDIIKEVERQMNSLKRQAKKAEHYKNYKARIKTLDIKISLEQYEECSQKIQENNYILKELKDKDIEHVSGLKKLDATVEEIRVRQIQKDQKISTYKSDKFELQRKIDRIENELSHLKKEAKRLETESLTLQEGCDTLQARTQEIQTEIIEIENRIKSLNIETGLLQAELSKEQEDSQSARDKLASLNRELKDAENQLMELAALESKYQNIKQNVSNNKDNLKRRLKQIDEEVLLAGKNLTILQKKEKESAEELELCRQELQDSAQNINITRKQLSENNQVLGQQVKTVQAIEYNKNKSRSQYSALKKMEDNFDWYKDGVKAVMKKEQENGRIMGLIADIIEPVPSYESAVEAILGEALQYILVKDIKTGAENIEYLQTQNTGRSGFIPLSSFNSIKPDIKSNIPNPLLDHIIIKPGFENIGNILLSHVSVVENMEDALEIHNQNKTLTLVTKNGDIISRRGIMIGGSQDKLSGIMLKKQELKKLEKFLLQIDQELEAAKQDQEKLEEQAGKLEYELQKNIEEKNQAAQDELEAQKTLYKITETIKHAAQNLDVLTMEQEQLASQADDMDEEMKKYNAAFLKVCDKIKTVQNKKALTENQISTFSKEIESFDRQVVNLKLKQRTLDAELENNTSTMKRLKDFQEDSLKRLKQLSADIKQKKEKKESAVNTISEHEQSLVLMYEQIQEIENILETQEADYAEIKLLLKQNDQSRSLIQNKREDILQKIRLIEIEQSKNKIKQDNISEQIEEKYHRPVSAFYLEFNSKTNNPEETQAQMKEELAELRQKLEKMGDVNMGAIAEYEQHKERFDFLETQRTDLVKAMEDLHKVINKINNISQERFLATFDLVNQKLAQVFPRLFNGGTASLVLTEPNNPLESGVEFMVHPPGKKLTRLTLLSGGEKALSAIAFVFSIFLIKPASFCILDEIDAPLDEANVYRFNELLKIIGEKSQIIMITHKKKSMEFADTLFGITMEQKGISKIVSVNLEGIDNYQQN, from the coding sequence ATGAGATTAAAAAAACTAGAAATAACCGGATTTAAATCTTTTTGTGAAAAATCAGGCATTAATTTTCCTCCTGGAATTTCTGCTATTGTAGGGCCTAACGGATGCGGTAAAAGCAATATTGTGGATGCTCTCAGATGGGCTATGGGAGAACAGAGCGTAAAACAGCTCAGGGGAAAATCCATGGAAGATATAATATTTGCAGGAACCAATGGAAAACCTCCTTTGAATATGGCTGAAGTTTCCGTAACAATGGCAAATGATAACGGCACATCCCCGGCAGAACTCAGAGATTTTACTGAAATCATGCTTACCAGGCGGCTGTATAGATCTGGAGAAAGCGCCTATTTTATCAACAAACAGCCGTGCAGATTAAAAGACATTCACAATATTTTCTTAGGAAGCGGTATGGGAGCAAAATCCTATGCAGTTATTCAACAGGGAAATATTGGTGCAATAACAGATGCCGGGCCCGAGGAACGCCGGTTTTTTATAGAAGAAGCAGCAGGTATAACACGATATAAAAACAGGAAAAAAGAAACTCTTGCCAAACTGGATTCTACAAACCAGAATCTTTTGCGCCTTATGGATATAATAAAAGAGGTCGAGCGCCAGATGAACAGCCTGAAACGCCAGGCTAAAAAAGCTGAACATTATAAAAATTACAAAGCTCGAATTAAAACCCTTGATATAAAAATATCCCTTGAACAATATGAGGAATGCAGCCAGAAAATTCAGGAAAACAACTATATTTTAAAAGAGCTTAAAGACAAAGATATTGAACATGTCTCAGGATTAAAAAAACTGGATGCAACAGTTGAAGAAATCCGTGTCAGGCAGATACAAAAAGACCAAAAGATATCAACTTATAAATCAGATAAATTTGAACTGCAGCGGAAAATAGATAGAATAGAAAATGAACTCAGCCATCTTAAAAAAGAAGCAAAACGGCTTGAAACCGAATCCCTTACACTTCAGGAAGGCTGTGATACACTCCAGGCACGAACCCAGGAAATTCAAACAGAAATAATTGAGATTGAAAACAGGATTAAAAGCCTGAATATAGAAACAGGGCTGTTGCAGGCAGAATTAAGTAAAGAACAAGAAGATTCCCAGTCTGCAAGAGATAAACTAGCCAGCCTCAACCGTGAACTCAAAGATGCTGAAAATCAGCTTATGGAACTAGCTGCACTTGAATCAAAATATCAAAACATCAAACAAAATGTATCCAATAACAAGGATAATCTTAAAAGAAGGCTTAAACAAATTGATGAAGAAGTGCTTTTGGCAGGAAAAAATTTAACAATTCTTCAGAAAAAAGAAAAAGAATCTGCAGAAGAACTTGAATTATGCAGACAGGAACTTCAAGATTCAGCTCAAAATATCAATATAACCAGAAAACAATTAAGTGAAAACAACCAGGTACTTGGACAACAGGTAAAAACTGTCCAGGCCATTGAATATAACAAAAATAAATCCAGGTCACAATATTCAGCATTAAAAAAAATGGAAGATAATTTTGACTGGTATAAAGACGGCGTTAAAGCTGTTATGAAAAAAGAACAGGAAAACGGACGTATCATGGGATTAATTGCTGATATTATTGAACCAGTACCTTCATATGAATCAGCAGTTGAAGCAATACTTGGAGAAGCTTTACAATATATTCTTGTGAAAGATATAAAAACAGGAGCAGAGAACATTGAGTATCTGCAAACCCAAAACACAGGAAGAAGCGGTTTTATCCCCCTATCATCTTTTAATTCTATAAAACCAGATATTAAATCAAATATACCAAACCCCCTGTTAGACCATATTATAATAAAACCCGGTTTTGAAAATATTGGCAACATTCTTTTAAGCCATGTATCTGTTGTTGAAAACATGGAAGATGCCCTGGAAATTCATAATCAAAATAAAACCCTTACCCTGGTGACTAAAAACGGGGATATAATTTCACGCAGGGGAATAATGATCGGGGGAAGCCAGGACAAACTTTCAGGAATTATGCTGAAAAAACAGGAATTAAAAAAACTAGAAAAATTCCTTTTACAAATAGACCAAGAATTGGAAGCAGCAAAACAGGACCAAGAAAAACTGGAAGAACAGGCCGGGAAACTGGAATATGAACTTCAAAAAAATATTGAAGAAAAAAATCAGGCAGCACAGGACGAACTGGAAGCCCAGAAAACACTTTATAAAATCACAGAAACGATTAAACATGCAGCCCAAAATCTGGATGTTCTAACTATGGAACAGGAACAGCTTGCCAGTCAGGCAGATGACATGGATGAAGAAATGAAAAAATATAATGCTGCCTTTTTAAAAGTATGTGATAAAATCAAAACTGTCCAGAACAAAAAAGCATTAACAGAAAACCAGATCAGCACATTTTCAAAGGAGATTGAATCATTTGACAGGCAGGTTGTAAATTTAAAATTAAAACAAAGAACTCTGGATGCAGAACTGGAAAATAATACCAGTACCATGAAACGGCTCAAGGATTTCCAGGAAGACAGCCTAAAACGCCTAAAACAGCTTTCCGCAGATATTAAACAAAAAAAAGAAAAAAAAGAATCTGCAGTCAATACCATATCTGAACATGAACAAAGCCTTGTGCTGATGTACGAACAAATTCAGGAAATTGAAAATATCCTGGAAACTCAGGAAGCTGATTATGCTGAAATAAAATTATTGCTCAAACAAAACGACCAGTCCAGGTCTCTGATACAAAATAAGAGAGAAGATATATTGCAGAAAATAAGACTGATTGAGATTGAACAATCCAAAAATAAAATAAAACAGGATAATATATCTGAACAAATAGAAGAAAAATATCACCGGCCTGTTTCAGCTTTTTATTTAGAGTTTAACAGCAAAACCAATAATCCTGAAGAGACCCAGGCACAGATGAAAGAAGAACTGGCAGAACTCAGGCAAAAACTTGAAAAAATGGGTGATGTTAATATGGGAGCTATTGCTGAATATGAACAGCATAAAGAAAGATTTGATTTTCTTGAGACCCAAAGAACAGACCTGGTAAAAGCAATGGAGGATCTTCATAAGGTAATTAATAAAATCAATAATATATCCCAGGAACGTTTTCTTGCCACCTTTGACCTGGTAAATCAAAAACTTGCACAAGTCTTTCCCAGGCTTTTTAATGGAGGCACTGCCAGCCTTGTACTTACTGAACCAAACAACCCTTTGGAATCAGGCGTAGAATTTATGGTGCATCCTCCTGGAAAAAAACTGACCCGGCTCACACTTCTCTCAGGAGGTGAAAAAGCCCTGTCTGCCATAGCTTTTGTTTTTTCAATATTTCTTATCAAACCAGCTTCATTTTGTATTCTGGATGAAATTGATGCTCCTCTTGATGAAGCTAATGTATATCGTTTTAATGAATTATTAAAAATTATTGGTGAAAAATCCCAGATAATCATGATTACACATAAGAAAAAAAGCATGGAATTTGCTGATACGCTTTTTGGAATAACCATGGAACAAAAAGGAATCTCAAAAATTGTTTCTGTTAATTTAGAAGGCATTGATAATTATCAACAAAATTAA
- a CDS encoding inorganic phosphate transporter — MSTQYTILIIGYIFGFYMSWNIGANDVANSMASAVGAKAITIRQAVFIAGILNVLGATFIGSHVTDTIRKGIVSTEILSDPHLALLGALAALLASALWVSFATWKSLPVSTTHSIVGAMIGFGIMAGGFSVINWGKLGAVVLSWIISPVFSLIISFCMFKIIVKLILVKKDSFARALKLSPIFVGIAFFVVVLSFIFKTPLGSTLAIGTSTALTIALLIASLMGIIGSAIIKKIIGKNPLNGVEEIFRRIQIGTSCYVALAQGANDVANAIGPLAVIYFLVTTGSVGAKVPVPVFLLMFGGVGIACGISMAGHRVMETLGTKITTLTNTRGFSVDFAAATTVLAASKMGLPVSTTHAAVGGVLGVGLAHGFEAVNFKIVLQIMLYWVLTVPAAAVTSMVIFKILKYII, encoded by the coding sequence ATGTCAACACAATACACAATTTTGATTATTGGATATATATTTGGATTTTATATGTCCTGGAATATAGGAGCCAATGATGTGGCTAACTCCATGGCATCTGCTGTTGGTGCAAAAGCTATTACCATTCGCCAGGCTGTCTTTATTGCAGGTATTTTAAATGTGCTTGGAGCTACATTTATCGGATCCCATGTAACAGACACTATCAGAAAAGGAATTGTTTCCACAGAAATTTTGTCTGATCCCCATTTAGCTCTTCTTGGTGCCCTGGCTGCCCTTCTTGCTTCTGCTCTCTGGGTCTCATTTGCCACATGGAAATCTCTGCCGGTTTCAACAACTCATTCCATTGTAGGGGCCATGATAGGTTTTGGTATAATGGCAGGAGGATTTTCAGTAATAAACTGGGGTAAACTCGGAGCAGTTGTGTTAAGCTGGATTATCTCCCCTGTTTTCAGCCTTATTATTTCCTTTTGCATGTTTAAGATTATTGTTAAACTGATTCTTGTCAAAAAAGATTCCTTTGCCCGGGCATTGAAACTTTCACCCATATTTGTAGGTATTGCCTTTTTTGTAGTTGTTCTTTCGTTTATTTTTAAAACTCCTCTTGGCAGCACATTGGCAATAGGAACGTCAACTGCTTTAACAATTGCCCTGCTTATTGCATCTTTAATGGGAATTATCGGTTCAGCCATAATCAAAAAAATAATCGGCAAAAACCCGTTAAACGGTGTTGAGGAAATATTCAGACGCATTCAAATCGGAACATCCTGCTATGTTGCCCTTGCCCAGGGTGCAAATGATGTTGCCAATGCAATAGGCCCTCTTGCAGTTATTTATTTTCTTGTTACTACTGGAAGTGTTGGAGCCAAGGTTCCGGTTCCTGTTTTTCTGCTTATGTTTGGAGGTGTCGGCATTGCCTGTGGAATATCTATGGCAGGTCATCGGGTAATGGAAACTTTGGGAACAAAGATAACCACTCTTACCAATACACGGGGTTTTTCCGTTGATTTTGCTGCTGCAACCACGGTTCTGGCAGCCTCAAAAATGGGACTTCCCGTATCCACAACCCATGCTGCTGTTGGCGGAGTTTTAGGCGTGGGACTTGCTCATGGATTTGAAGCTGTAAACTTCAAGATAGTTTTACAGATTATGTTATACTGGGTTCTAACCGTACCTGCTGCGGCAGTAACCAGCATGGTCATATTTAAAATACTTAAATATATTATATAA
- a CDS encoding MFS transporter: MNNLNKKIFIILFFSIFTAVTGVGIVVPLLPVYAHTLGGSGLYIGLIFGSFSLSRTFFLPYFGRSSDKRGRKPYIVTGLLCYAVISFSFILASSVEILIAIRFFQGIASAMIMPVTQAYVGDITPEKKEGVTMGLFNMSTFIGLSIGPMIGGLLNDHVNMNAAFISMGILSSIGFLLSLFLLPPARSEKVTAYRIKPVSWLYLLKDRYIDGIFIFRFVYTACIGIIWGFLPIYADSEFALSGSCIGFLVMTGIFTSGLLQTPVGYIADRGNKRLMIIMGGIIIIVSMFLYQWSGKFQDLFYASFLFGVGGSLSMAPLTAIAVQKGVQMKSMGAVMSVLTLGHSLGMMTGAFFAGILMDYYELRQIFLFGAGIMLTGVILFILFTVEKKSCSQVKIY; this comes from the coding sequence ATGAATAATCTGAACAAAAAAATTTTTATTATCTTATTTTTTTCAATATTTACGGCTGTTACAGGGGTTGGTATTGTTGTACCCCTTCTCCCTGTATATGCTCATACCCTTGGGGGCAGTGGTTTATATATTGGTTTGATATTTGGATCTTTTTCTTTATCAAGAACATTTTTTCTTCCTTATTTTGGCAGAAGTTCGGATAAAAGAGGACGAAAACCTTATATAGTAACAGGCCTGCTTTGCTATGCTGTTATTTCCTTTTCTTTTATACTTGCAAGCTCAGTGGAAATACTTATTGCAATACGCTTTTTTCAAGGTATTGCTTCAGCAATGATTATGCCCGTAACCCAGGCATATGTAGGAGATATTACCCCGGAAAAAAAGGAAGGGGTTACAATGGGTTTATTTAATATGTCCACATTCATAGGACTGAGTATAGGGCCAATGATCGGCGGTCTTCTTAATGACCATGTTAATATGAATGCAGCTTTTATTTCTATGGGGATTTTGTCATCTATTGGTTTTCTTTTAAGCCTTTTTCTGCTTCCCCCTGCAAGGTCTGAAAAGGTTACTGCTTACAGGATTAAACCGGTTTCATGGTTATACCTGCTCAAAGACAGATATATAGACGGTATTTTTATTTTCAGGTTTGTTTATACAGCCTGTATAGGTATAATATGGGGATTTTTGCCTATTTATGCAGATTCCGAGTTTGCATTGTCCGGCTCCTGTATAGGGTTTCTTGTTATGACAGGGATTTTTACAAGCGGGCTTCTACAGACTCCTGTGGGATATATAGCTGACCGGGGAAATAAAAGGTTAATGATAATTATGGGGGGAATTATTATTATAGTTTCAATGTTTTTATATCAATGGTCAGGAAAATTTCAGGATCTGTTTTATGCAAGTTTTTTATTTGGTGTGGGCGGGAGTCTTTCTATGGCTCCACTGACTGCCATTGCAGTACAAAAAGGGGTGCAAATGAAGTCAATGGGAGCTGTAATGTCTGTTTTAACCCTGGGGCACAGTCTGGGAATGATGACAGGGGCTTTTTTTGCAGGGATACTTATGGATTATTATGAGTTAAGACAGATTTTTTTATTTGGGGCAGGGATAATGCTGACAGGGGTTATTTTATTTATTCTTTTTACTGTTGAAAAAAAAAGCTGCAGTCAGGTTAAGATTTATTAA
- the ftsY gene encoding signal recognition particle-docking protein FtsY yields MGLFSSLKKGLSKTREVLTTDIDDLFRGKRKIDDDLLEEIEELLITSDMGVQTSIDLMDKIKKQSSKISNAHDLKNIIKSEIYNLMNTDQYINEPPLSKPHVIMVVGVNGVGKTTTIGKLAAKLKNDNKKVLIAAADTFRAAAVEQISLWSQKAGADIVKHRENADPAAVAYDGIEAAIARGKDYVIIDTAGRLHTKVNLMEELKKIKRAMGKAMADAPHEILLVLDATTGQNALSQARLFHEAIGITGIALTKLDGTAKGGVVISICNTFEIPLKYIGVGEKIDDLQIFDPKKFIDALFA; encoded by the coding sequence ATGGGTTTATTTAGCAGCCTGAAAAAAGGATTGTCAAAAACACGCGAGGTTTTAACAACTGATATTGATGATCTTTTCCGTGGAAAAAGGAAAATAGATGACGATCTTCTTGAAGAAATTGAAGAACTGCTTATAACTTCAGACATGGGAGTCCAGACCAGTATTGATCTTATGGACAAGATAAAAAAGCAGTCATCAAAAATTTCCAATGCTCACGATCTTAAAAATATTATAAAATCTGAAATATACAATTTAATGAATACAGACCAGTATATAAATGAACCTCCTTTATCAAAACCCCATGTTATTATGGTAGTTGGTGTAAATGGAGTTGGAAAAACCACAACTATTGGTAAACTGGCTGCAAAACTTAAAAATGATAATAAAAAAGTACTAATTGCTGCAGCTGACACCTTCAGGGCTGCAGCTGTTGAGCAGATTTCATTATGGAGTCAAAAAGCAGGAGCTGATATTGTTAAGCACAGGGAAAATGCTGACCCTGCAGCAGTGGCTTATGATGGTATTGAAGCAGCAATTGCAAGGGGAAAAGATTATGTAATAATTGATACAGCAGGCAGGCTGCACACTAAAGTCAATCTTATGGAAGAATTAAAAAAGATTAAACGTGCTATGGGAAAAGCAATGGCAGATGCACCCCATGAAATTCTTCTAGTTCTTGATGCAACCACAGGCCAGAATGCCTTATCCCAGGCCAGGCTTTTTCATGAAGCAATAGGAATTACAGGCATAGCTTTGACAAAACTGGATGGAACCGCAAAAGGCGGTGTTGTTATAAGTATCTGTAATACTTTTGAAATTCCATTAAAATACATAGGTGTAGGTGAAAAAATTGATGATTTGCAGATATTTGATCCTAAAAAATTTATAGATGCCCTCTTTGCTTGA
- a CDS encoding TIGR00153 family protein — MRIPFLSLFITSPFDGLQEHALKVKECAWVFQHAIECHIVHNCQSFEGLRAEVIRMESEADAIKRRIRGHIPLGTLMPVDKFQLFRYLREQDSVLDSLEDALDWISYREEPGIPEALQKDFLLLIDSVIDPIEELSQMASEARTYFQNYSDKQRKIVKEIIRNIRKQEHEADKAEELVKRKVFNTEKDPVTVFHMIHLAEIIGSIADHAENAGDMMRAMLSK, encoded by the coding sequence ATGCGTATACCTTTTTTATCACTATTCATTACATCGCCTTTTGATGGCCTTCAGGAACATGCTCTTAAGGTAAAAGAATGTGCTTGGGTCTTTCAACATGCTATTGAGTGTCATATTGTTCATAACTGCCAGTCTTTTGAAGGATTGCGGGCAGAAGTTATAAGAATGGAAAGCGAAGCAGATGCAATCAAAAGACGTATAAGAGGGCATATTCCGTTAGGAACCCTTATGCCTGTTGATAAATTTCAATTATTCAGATACTTGAGAGAACAAGACAGTGTTTTGGATTCACTTGAAGATGCTCTGGACTGGATATCTTATAGAGAAGAACCTGGAATTCCCGAAGCTTTGCAAAAAGATTTTCTGCTGCTAATTGACTCGGTTATTGATCCCATAGAAGAACTCAGTCAAATGGCATCTGAAGCAAGAACATATTTTCAAAATTACTCAGACAAACAAAGAAAGATTGTAAAAGAGATTATAAGAAATATTCGAAAACAGGAACATGAGGCAGATAAAGCAGAGGAACTTGTCAAACGAAAGGTTTTCAACACTGAAAAAGACCCTGTAACAGTATTTCATATGATCCACCTTGCAGAAATCATTGGTTCTATTGCAGATCATGCTGAAAATGCAGGGGATATGATGCGGGCAATGCTGTCTAAATAA
- the infC gene encoding translation initiation factor IF-3, protein MVNLYGRCRIARPKESDRININRQIRAREVRVIDPDGNQIGVVPTHKALAAAGDFGLDLVEISPNASPPVCKIMDYGRYKYEQTKKQQEAKKKQSTFQVKEIKVRPKTDDHDLEVKMTRIRKFLEKKDKVKVTVMFRGREITLAQLGRGLLQTIAENMEDIAVVEQYPKFEGRTMVMFLSPK, encoded by the coding sequence ATTGTAAATTTATATGGGAGGTGTAGGATAGCTAGGCCAAAAGAATCAGACAGGATCAATATAAATCGTCAAATCAGGGCAAGGGAAGTAAGAGTTATTGACCCTGACGGCAATCAGATTGGTGTTGTACCTACGCATAAAGCCCTTGCAGCAGCAGGTGATTTTGGGCTTGATTTAGTAGAGATTTCTCCTAATGCAAGCCCGCCTGTTTGTAAAATAATGGATTATGGGCGCTATAAATACGAACAAACAAAGAAGCAGCAGGAAGCAAAAAAGAAGCAGAGTACTTTTCAGGTCAAAGAGATCAAAGTACGTCCTAAAACAGATGACCATGACCTTGAGGTTAAAATGACTCGTATCCGCAAGTTTCTTGAAAAAAAGGATAAGGTAAAAGTTACTGTAATGTTCAGGGGGCGTGAAATTACCCTGGCACAGCTTGGCAGAGGCTTGCTTCAAACAATTGCTGAAAATATGGAAGACATTGCTGTTGTTGAGCAGT
- a CDS encoding alpha/beta hydrolase codes for MKSLISAASWILILYFSYCTLLFFLQRYILFPRDLIQVPLSSQTSVQGLEKLWINSDQGKTEAWFIKPGQSVNQIQSNKPAPLLIFAHGNAEIIDFWVDEFKNVTDMGINVLLVEYPGYGRSDGIPSQTSITEAFIRVYDMIISRPDVDPEKIILMGRSLGGGAVCQVAANRPCAALILMSTFISTKSFSKKYFVPDFLMRDPFDNLEVIKNYPNPVLVIHGKKDEVIPFEHGKILAETASKSTRIEYMCGHNDCPPDWKNFWQDVKNFLNSAGIIQL; via the coding sequence TTGAAATCCTTAATTTCTGCAGCATCCTGGATATTAATCTTATATTTTTCTTATTGTACACTTTTGTTCTTTTTGCAGCGCTACATACTCTTTCCCCGTGATTTAATCCAGGTTCCTTTGTCTTCACAAACATCTGTCCAGGGACTGGAAAAACTCTGGATCAATTCAGACCAGGGAAAAACAGAAGCCTGGTTTATTAAGCCAGGACAGTCTGTAAACCAGATACAATCAAATAAACCTGCTCCATTATTAATATTTGCACATGGAAATGCCGAAATTATTGATTTCTGGGTTGATGAGTTTAAAAATGTAACAGACATGGGAATCAATGTTCTGCTTGTGGAATATCCAGGATATGGAAGATCTGACGGGATTCCTTCCCAGACCAGTATTACAGAGGCTTTTATCAGGGTCTATGACATGATTATTTCAAGACCTGATGTTGATCCTGAAAAGATTATTCTTATGGGAAGGTCTTTAGGAGGAGGAGCAGTATGCCAGGTTGCAGCAAACCGGCCCTGTGCTGCTCTTATCCTTATGTCAACTTTTATCAGTACAAAGTCATTTTCAAAAAAATATTTTGTTCCTGATTTTCTTATGCGCGATCCTTTTGATAATCTGGAAGTAATAAAAAATTACCCAAATCCTGTTCTTGTTATTCATGGCAAAAAAGATGAGGTAATACCTTTTGAACATGGTAAAATCCTTGCTGAAACAGCATCAAAAAGCACTAGGATAGAATATATGTGCGGCCATAATGACTGTCCCCCTGACTGGAAAAATTTTTGGCAGGATGTTAAAAATTTTTTAAACAGTGCAGGCATAATTCAATTGTAA
- a CDS encoding DUF2062 domain-containing protein, whose product MTIQDKDTHKTLYPDKFLISLKKGYDRFLKIRGNPREIALGFALGLFIGMSPYMGLHMAIAVFFAAVFKWNKFAAATGVWISNPLTAPVLYSITYYTGSKFLAVEKEYHLPKELNLDMLINTLKNAPEIFWILTVGGIILGIPLAIAGYYLSFSAILKYRERIKTALAKEKRILTKTRNNLKSKLENKKRNKAKKKKVQNPEFNKS is encoded by the coding sequence ATGACAATACAGGACAAAGATACTCATAAAACCCTATATCCAGACAAATTCTTGATTTCATTAAAAAAAGGATATGACAGATTCCTTAAAATCCGTGGAAATCCCAGGGAAATTGCACTGGGATTTGCTCTTGGGCTTTTTATAGGAATGTCTCCTTACATGGGTCTCCATATGGCTATTGCAGTATTTTTTGCTGCTGTTTTTAAATGGAATAAATTTGCTGCTGCAACAGGGGTATGGATCAGCAACCCCCTGACAGCCCCGGTACTTTACAGCATTACATATTACACAGGCTCAAAATTCCTGGCTGTTGAAAAAGAATATCATCTGCCAAAAGAATTAAACCTGGATATGCTTATCAATACATTAAAAAATGCTCCAGAGATTTTCTGGATACTTACTGTGGGAGGAATTATCCTGGGAATCCCCCTTGCAATAGCAGGGTATTATCTTTCTTTTTCAGCTATCTTAAAATATCGGGAACGAATAAAAACAGCACTGGCTAAGGAAAAAAGGATACTCACAAAAACAAGGAACAATCTAAAAAGCAAACTTGAAAATAAAAAAAGAAATAAAGCTAAGAAAAAAAAAGTCCAAAATCCTGAATTTAATAAATCTTAA
- the pgeF gene encoding peptidoglycan editing factor PgeF, translated as MINIQKNGLSFFQFPNLAEYPGICHGIFTRKGGVSSQPYDSLNTSLNSGDLETNVIKNRSLILQCLEIDNLFFINQVHGTDIVVLNKKDCQPPDYPVTGDAVISNIPGKNIVIQTADCQAVLLYDAHKQTAANIHAGWRGSIQNIIGKTIQKMEKIFKCNPAHITAGIGPALGLCCAEFINYKKEIPEKYWKYKNNSNHFDFYAVSRDQLCNAGVLPENIFSSSFCTKCSSSLFFSFRKNKTTGRFASIIGIK; from the coding sequence ATGATTAATATACAAAAAAACGGGCTTTCATTTTTTCAATTTCCAAATCTTGCAGAATATCCTGGTATTTGTCATGGTATTTTCACAAGAAAAGGAGGTGTAAGTTCCCAGCCTTATGACAGTCTCAATACAAGCCTTAATTCCGGTGATTTGGAAACAAATGTCATAAAAAACCGGTCTCTTATTTTACAATGCCTGGAAATAGATAATTTGTTTTTTATAAACCAGGTACATGGCACTGATATAGTGGTATTAAATAAGAAAGACTGTCAGCCCCCTGATTATCCTGTAACAGGTGATGCTGTTATTTCCAATATTCCAGGAAAAAATATTGTAATCCAGACAGCAGACTGCCAGGCAGTTCTTCTTTATGATGCCCATAAACAGACAGCAGCAAATATCCATGCCGGATGGCGGGGAAGTATCCAGAATATTATAGGCAAAACAATTCAAAAAATGGAAAAAATATTTAAATGCAATCCTGCCCATATTACTGCCGGCATAGGCCCGGCCCTGGGACTTTGCTGTGCAGAGTTTATCAATTATAAAAAAGAAATTCCTGAAAAATACTGGAAATATAAAAACAATTCAAACCATTTTGATTTTTATGCTGTCAGCAGAGACCAGTTATGCAATGCAGGAGTTTTGCCTGAAAATATTTTTTCAAGCAGTTTTTGTACTAAATGCAGCAGCAGCCTGTTTTTCTCTTTTAGAAAAAACAAAACCACAGGCCGTTTTGCATCAATTATCGGTATTAAATAA
- a CDS encoding HU family DNA-binding protein: MTKSELVDKIAEDAGIKKPEAAKALDSFMNNVIQALKKKDGKVTLVGFGTFSKVRRKARKGRNPQTGEEIKIKACNVVKFRPGKKLKDNI, translated from the coding sequence ATGACAAAATCTGAGTTAGTAGACAAGATAGCAGAAGATGCAGGTATTAAAAAACCAGAGGCTGCCAAGGCCTTGGATTCATTTATGAACAATGTTATCCAGGCTTTGAAGAAAAAAGATGGAAAAGTAACCCTGGTAGGTTTTGGAACCTTTTCAAAAGTTCGCCGTAAAGCCAGAAAAGGACGCAATCCTCAGACAGGGGAAGAAATTAAGATTAAGGCATGTAATGTTGTGAAATTCAGGCCTGGCAAGAAACTGAAAGACAATATATAA